The window TCGGGCGCCAGGCCGTAGTACGTCGCCAGATTGGCTATGGTCCCCGAGATGGGCCTAACGTCGACGTACTTGGCGCCGAGGATCTCGGCGAAGCTCTTGGATAGGGCCTCCTCGAGGAGATCCACGTATCTGGTCCCTCTATAGTACCGCCGGCCGACGGAGCCCTCGGCGTATCTACCCATGAGATCGTTGAGGTAGACCAACTCGGCGAGGGGCGACATCACGTTCTCGGCGGCTATTAGGTTGATCGTCTGTCTCCGCCTCCACTCGTTGTGTTCCAGGAGCACGCCCAACATCTTCTGTACGTCCTCGGGATACTGCGCCATAGGACTAAACCTCCCGCTATTTATAGATCTGCCCTACTCGCCCTGCTCCTCGTCCTCGCCAGGTAGCTTCATTAACGAAATCCTCTTGGGCTTCTCCTCCTTGATCTCTTGCCTCAACTTATCGGCGTATTTGGAGGCCAAGGCGTCCACTATGGACATTATGTGTTTGACAGTGCCGTTGTCTAAGGTCAAGAACTCGTGCAATTTGCCCTCATCTAGATGTTTCGAGAGTAGCGGGTCCATGGGTATCTGGCCCAGGAAAGGCACGCCGGCCTTCTCGGCAATCCTCTTGCCGGCCCCCTCGCCGAATATGTAGTAGGTCTTGCCGTTGTCGGGGCAGACGAAGCAACACATGTTCTCCACTATGCCGGCGACTGGTATCTGTACCTTCCTCGAGAAGTCTATAGCCTTGACGACTATACGGCGGGAGATCTCGGACGGTATGGTCACTATGATACTGCCATCTATCCCGCCTTGTAGGCTTTGGGCTATGGTCAACGGGGCATCGCCGGTGCCCGGCGGAAGGTCGACCATCAACACGTCGAGAGATCCCCAATCCACTTGCGAAATGAAGTCCCTCAACGCCTGGGTGACCAAGGCGCCTCTCCAGATAACCGCCGTGTCCTCGCTGGGCAACATGAAGTCTATTGAAACCACCTTGACGCCGAAGGGTCCCGACACGGGCACTATTTTCCCCGTCTTGGAGTCGACGTAGAGCGCGGAGTCCGTCACGCCCAACAGCTTAGGTATCGTCGGGCCGTATATATCGCCGTCTAATATGCCCACCCTATATCCCCGTAGCGCGAGGCCGAGCCCAACAGCCGCCGTGACCAAAGACTTCCCCACCCCGCCTTTGCCCGAGATGGTGACCAGCTTGACCTTCACGCTCTTCAAATAGTCGGCCAAAGAGCCCGGGGGCGCCGCCCCGCCGCGTATGTTCACTCTGATATTGCTCATATAGCTCCCTACCGAAGGTAAGTATATATCTATATTGCCGTCACGGTCCTAGAGCCTCGCCGCCACGTCCCTGAACTCGCGATACACGTCGCCGCCCGCTCGGGCCCATTTATTCAATAAACCACACGCGACGACGAACTGCCCCATGCGGCTGTACACGTCAATACACCCCACCTCGTCGACCACCGCGACGGCTCCATCCATGCACACCACCTCGAGACCCAGGTCTCTCACTAGCGGCAGATCGGCCTCTAAAGGCTCCGCCCTCGACTGCAGTAGGTCCCCCATGCGTATAATCCGGCCATCGGTCTTGCAAGGTATTGGGAGGCTACAATAACCCCTAACGCGGTCGCCCAGCCCGTAAATAGCCAAGCCGACGGGCACATCCCCCGAGATCTTCGAACCCCTCTCGAAGTGGATACCCACGAGGACGAAACCGCCGAGCGAGACCGTGTAGATCTGCGAGATGCCTAGAATCCCGGAATAGTTTCGGTAGAGCCAGTCGGCGAATTCTCCCAGCTCGTTGCACATATAGATTTTAACCAGAATTTCCATTTTATCGGTAATGAGGTAGGCCCGTCATCGCGGATAGATGAAGAGAAATCTGGGTTCTGAGCAAAAGCCAGCGTCTCAAGACCTAGCGTCTTAAGGGCAGAACGCCTAGGGCGAAAATAATTAAAAGGAGTGGAGTGGCCCCGCCTCGATGGGCGAGAGCGGTGAGAGCTACGAGTACCTAGTGCCGTTGGAGAGGTATCTGTCCTCGGGCATTAGGTTGGGTACCAAGATGTCCAATAAGTACTTGGAAAAGAGGGGCTTTATCTACGCTGTGAGGCCCGACGGGCTTAGGATCTTCGACATAAGGAAGATCGACGAGAGGTTGAGGATAGCCGCCAAGTTCATAGCGAGGTACAGCCCCGACAGGATATTGGTCCACACGACTAGGCCCTACGGCTTCAAGCCCATAGAGATGTTCTGTAAATATGTGGGCTGTAAATATATAGCCGGGAGGTTCACGCCCGGCATATTGACCAACCCCTATCTGCCCGAGTATATGGAGATAGACCTATTGGTGGTGGTGGATCCTAAGCTGGACTCGCAAGCGGTCAGAGAGGCAGCTATCATGGGCATACCCGTGGTGGCTCTCGTCGATACCGACACGCCCCACGACTTCATCGACTTGATGATACCTTGCAACAACAAGGGGAGGCGTAGCCTCGCCCTTATATTCTGGATATTGGCCAGACAGGTCTTGAGGGAGAGAGGGGAGCTTAAACCCGACCAAGATCTGCCAGTCCCGCCTGAGGAGTTCGAGACCAAGCTCGTGGAAACTAGATAAAGCGGTGACATACTCCCTTCATGGCTAGAATTAGGAAGCCGGCCGTCGCCGGCTATTTCTACGAGGCGGATCGGGAGGCCCTTGTCGAGAGGATAAGGTGGAGCATATATCACGACTTAGGCCCCAAGACAGAGTCGTTGAGCCCGGAGGGGGCCAAGGCTCTGGGGGCCGTGGCGCCCCACGCGGGCTATATCTATTCGGGCCCCGTGGCGGCCTGGGCGTACGCGGCGCTTAGGGGCTACGGGAGGCCCGATACTGTGGTGGTCATAGGGCCCAACCACTACGGCGTGGGGGCGCCGGTCGCGATAATGAAATCGGGGATCTGGGAGACCCCTCTAGGCGCTCTAGAGATCGACGAGGAGGCGGCCGAGTTCTTGTCCTCGGAGTATAGATCTCTCGAGGACGACTTCTACGCCTTCTCAAAGGAGCACTCCATCGAGGTCCACATACCCTTCATCCAGTATTTCTTCGGCGACGTCAAGATCGTCCCAGTGGCCCTATGGCGCCAGACGCCCTCCACGGCCAAGGAGCTGGGAGCCGCCTTGGCCAAGATGGTGGCAAACTTCAAGAAGAGGATATATATAATAGCCAGCTCCGATCTTAACCACTACGAGCACCACGAGGTGACCGCCAAGAAGGACGAGTTGGCCATATCCAAGATAGTCGCGGGCGACGTCGAGGGCTTCTTCGACGTCATTTCTAGATACGACATCTCGGCGTGCGGCATAGGCCCCATAGGGGCTTTAATGAAGGCCGCAGCCGCGTTGGGGTTCAAGGCTAAGCTGTTGAAGCACGCCACCTCGGGAGACACCAGCGGGTACAGGGAGGAGACCGTCGGCTACGCCAGCGTGTTGTTCTACTCATGATAGATAAGCGTAAGAACGACCACATATTCTTGGCCGCTTCGCCCGAGTCACAAATCGGCGATAGTTGGCTGGACGAGGTGGTCCTAGTACATAGGGCCTTGCCGGAGCTCGACCTAGACGACGTGGATACGAGGACCACGTTTCTAGGCCGAGAGATATCAATGCCGTTCATAATAGGCGCCATGACGGGCGGGACCGAGCTCGCCGAGAAGATAAACGCCAGGCTCGCCAAAGCCGCCGAGGAGTTGGGGGTGCCCATGTATGTTGGCTCGCAACGTGTAGGCATAGTGAAGCCGGAGGCCAGGCGTAGCTTCGAGGTGGTCAAGGCCAACGCGCCGACGGTGCCCAAGATAGCCAATCTAGGCGCCCCTCAGATCTCCAGACTGCCCGACGACCAGCTACTGCGCTGGGCAGAGGAAGCCGTCAACATGATAGACGCGGCGGCTTTAGCGGTCCACTTGAACCCAGCCCAGGAGGTCTTCCAGCCGGAGGGCGAGCCCTATTTCAAGAACGTGCTGGATAGGTTGAGGTTTCTGAAGAGGTCTTTAAGGGTGCCGTTGATAGTCAAGGAGGTCGGCAACGGCATCTCCAAAGAGGTGGCGGGCCTCCTGAACGGGGTGGCGGATATAATCGACGTGGCCGGCGCGGGCGGCACCTCCTTCGTAGTCATAGAGGGTCTGAGGGCCAAGGAGGCGCGTCCTGAGCTCTACGAGCTGGCCCAGGAGTTCAAGGGCTGGGGCATCCCAACCGCCGCGGCCATATGCGAGGCCAAGGCCGCCTTCAAGGGCCCGGTGATAGCGTCCGGCGGCATAAGGAACGGGCTTGATGGGGCGAAGGCGTTGGGCCTCGGGGCCGACTACTTCTCGGCGTCTCAGCCTCTGCTTAAGGCGGCGTTGGACGACAAGGTGGCCCAAGCCATATCCAGAATGCTGAAGGAGCTCCGGATAGCCATGTTCTTGACGGGAGCCGCCAAGGTCCAAGATCTGAGGAAGGCGCCCAAGGTCTTCGGTCCCCGCTTGGAGTCTTGGCTGAGACAGCGCGGAGTTAGCTGTTGACGCGACCTCGCCGTTTGAGATGATATGTAGCGCCCCATCAAGGGAGGTATTATAAACTGGCAGAGACGTATTCCTATGGCTTGCCCCAAGTGCGGCAGTAGGGACGTAAGAATCTCGCCGTCCGGCAAATACGTCTGTAACTCGTGTGGGTACTCTTGGCAAATACCTATGGCGGATTTGGAATGGGCCCAGAGGATCTTCCGCGTGGAGAAGCTCTACGAGGAGTTCAAGGACGTGAGGCCTATAGACTGTGCCAGGATGAAAGGCGAGATGGTCAAGAAAGGCGTGAGCGAGGACGACGCGGCCAAGATCGTGAGGAGGATAGCGAGGAGGGCCGCTCGCCTAACCAACGACAAAAGGGAGAAGGACGCGTTGGCGGCTATTATAGAAGGGTGTTAGGCCCTCTGCTGGGCACGCGCCCTTCTGCAGCCGCG of the Thermoproteus uzoniensis 768-20 genome contains:
- a CDS encoding Mrp/NBP35 family ATP-binding protein, whose translation is MSNIRVNIRGGAAPPGSLADYLKSVKVKLVTISGKGGVGKSLVTAAVGLGLALRGYRVGILDGDIYGPTIPKLLGVTDSALYVDSKTGKIVPVSGPFGVKVVSIDFMLPSEDTAVIWRGALVTQALRDFISQVDWGSLDVLMVDLPPGTGDAPLTIAQSLQGGIDGSIIVTIPSEISRRIVVKAIDFSRKVQIPVAGIVENMCCFVCPDNGKTYYIFGEGAGKRIAEKAGVPFLGQIPMDPLLSKHLDEGKLHEFLTLDNGTVKHIMSIVDALASKYADKLRQEIKEEKPKRISLMKLPGEDEEQGE
- the rpsB gene encoding 30S ribosomal protein S2; translated protein: MGESGESYEYLVPLERYLSSGIRLGTKMSNKYLEKRGFIYAVRPDGLRIFDIRKIDERLRIAAKFIARYSPDRILVHTTRPYGFKPIEMFCKYVGCKYIAGRFTPGILTNPYLPEYMEIDLLVVVDPKLDSQAVREAAIMGIPVVALVDTDTPHDFIDLMIPCNNKGRRSLALIFWILARQVLRERGELKPDQDLPVPPEEFETKLVETR
- the amrB gene encoding AmmeMemoRadiSam system protein B; the protein is MARIRKPAVAGYFYEADREALVERIRWSIYHDLGPKTESLSPEGAKALGAVAPHAGYIYSGPVAAWAYAALRGYGRPDTVVVIGPNHYGVGAPVAIMKSGIWETPLGALEIDEEAAEFLSSEYRSLEDDFYAFSKEHSIEVHIPFIQYFFGDVKIVPVALWRQTPSTAKELGAALAKMVANFKKRIYIIASSDLNHYEHHEVTAKKDELAISKIVAGDVEGFFDVISRYDISACGIGPIGALMKAAAALGFKAKLLKHATSGDTSGYREETVGYASVLFYS
- the fni gene encoding type 2 isopentenyl-diphosphate Delta-isomerase, coding for MIDKRKNDHIFLAASPESQIGDSWLDEVVLVHRALPELDLDDVDTRTTFLGREISMPFIIGAMTGGTELAEKINARLAKAAEELGVPMYVGSQRVGIVKPEARRSFEVVKANAPTVPKIANLGAPQISRLPDDQLLRWAEEAVNMIDAAALAVHLNPAQEVFQPEGEPYFKNVLDRLRFLKRSLRVPLIVKEVGNGISKEVAGLLNGVADIIDVAGAGGTSFVVIEGLRAKEARPELYELAQEFKGWGIPTAAAICEAKAAFKGPVIASGGIRNGLDGAKALGLGADYFSASQPLLKAALDDKVAQAISRMLKELRIAMFLTGAAKVQDLRKAPKVFGPRLESWLRQRGVSC